In one window of Streptomyces roseofulvus DNA:
- a CDS encoding helix-turn-helix transcriptional regulator, which produces MKSSRLLSILLLLETRGRMTAAELAGELEVSVRTVYRDVESLHAAGVPLYGDAGHRGGYQLLAGHRSRLTGLYAREAEALVLAGLPVAADELGLGGHFADAQLKLRAALPAPLREHVDRLRTRFHIDAPGWYAESTEAPFLPQVAEAVRAGRVLAVRYRRWKEPTEVDRRLAPYGLVLKAGRWYLVAGPGPRTYRVDQIISLTVTDEEAAAPPGFDLAAHWRESQRDFHARLHQGEAVVRISPEGVARLTGAAARAVAETGVPEPDGWTRATLPVETPDHAHATLLALGAEVEVLAPRELRDRVAATVRTLAERYA; this is translated from the coding sequence GTGAAGTCCAGCCGTCTTCTGTCGATCCTGCTGCTCCTGGAGACCCGCGGGCGGATGACCGCCGCCGAACTCGCCGGGGAGCTGGAGGTCTCCGTCCGCACCGTCTACCGGGACGTCGAGTCGCTGCACGCCGCCGGGGTGCCGCTGTACGGGGACGCCGGGCACCGGGGCGGCTACCAGCTGCTCGCCGGCCACCGCTCGCGGCTCACCGGCCTGTACGCGCGCGAGGCCGAGGCGCTCGTCCTCGCCGGACTGCCCGTCGCCGCCGACGAACTCGGGCTCGGCGGCCACTTCGCCGACGCCCAGCTGAAGCTGCGCGCCGCCCTGCCCGCCCCGCTGCGCGAGCACGTCGACCGGCTGCGCACCCGCTTCCACATCGACGCGCCCGGCTGGTACGCCGAGTCCACCGAGGCCCCGTTCCTGCCCCAGGTCGCCGAGGCCGTGCGCGCCGGACGGGTGCTCGCCGTCCGCTACCGGCGCTGGAAGGAGCCCACCGAGGTGGACCGCCGGCTCGCACCGTACGGCCTGGTGCTGAAGGCCGGCCGCTGGTACCTGGTCGCCGGGCCCGGCCCGCGTACGTACCGGGTCGACCAGATCATCTCCCTCACCGTCACCGACGAGGAGGCGGCCGCCCCGCCCGGCTTCGACCTGGCCGCGCACTGGCGGGAGAGCCAGCGGGACTTCCACGCCCGCCTCCACCAGGGCGAGGCCGTCGTCCGGATCTCCCCGGAGGGAGTGGCCCGCCTGACCGGCGCGGCCGCCCGCGCCGTCGCCGAGACCGGCGTCCCCGAACCCGACGGCTGGACCCGCGCCACCCTCCCCGTGGAGACCCCCGACCACGCCCACGCCACCCTCCTCGCCCTCGGCGCCGAGGTGGAGGTCCTCGCCCCCCGGGAACTGCGCGACCGCGTCGCGGCCACGGTCCGGACGCTCGCGGAGCGGTACGCCTGA
- a CDS encoding ABC transporter permease — MTALTLPGGGEAVPVRPSRLRRELRAVHALVHRDLLRLARQRVPTALMLLHPVLYLFILGGGLAALIPAGTLGVGYRTYLFPGMLMMTVQTPAIMVGIRLITDRQSGYLRELLMAPVGRTTLLLGSCAGGTLVATVQGAVLLGLAGAVGLPYDPVLLALLLGGMVLASFTLTALSLALAVGLRSPETFHTLLGLVMMPLLFLSGGFFPLASLPGWVQSLTAANPLAYAVDLLRRSIALRVPGQAPGTAVVEWAGRQPPLLLEAGLLLTAGALALLWAARRFGRPE, encoded by the coding sequence ATGACGGCGCTCACCCTGCCGGGCGGCGGCGAGGCCGTCCCGGTCCGTCCGTCGCGGCTCCGGCGCGAACTGCGCGCGGTGCACGCCCTGGTCCACCGCGATCTGCTGCGGCTCGCCCGGCAGCGCGTCCCCACCGCGCTGATGCTGCTCCACCCGGTGCTGTACCTGTTCATCCTGGGCGGGGGGCTCGCCGCGCTGATCCCGGCGGGGACGCTCGGGGTGGGCTACCGGACGTACCTCTTCCCCGGCATGCTGATGATGACCGTGCAGACACCGGCCATCATGGTCGGCATCCGGCTGATCACCGACCGTCAGAGCGGCTATCTCCGCGAGCTCCTGATGGCTCCCGTCGGCCGCACCACCCTGCTGCTCGGCAGCTGCGCCGGCGGCACCCTGGTGGCGACGGTCCAGGGCGCGGTCCTCCTCGGTCTGGCCGGCGCGGTCGGCCTGCCGTACGACCCGGTGCTGCTGGCGCTGCTGCTCGGCGGCATGGTCCTCGCCTCGTTCACCCTCACCGCGCTGTCGCTGGCTCTGGCGGTGGGCCTGCGCAGCCCGGAGACCTTCCACACGCTGCTCGGCCTGGTGATGATGCCGCTGCTCTTCCTCTCCGGCGGCTTCTTCCCCCTCGCGTCCCTGCCCGGCTGGGTGCAGTCCCTGACCGCCGCGAACCCGCTCGCGTACGCCGTGGACCTGCTGCGCCGCTCGATCGCCCTCCGCGTCCCCGGCCAGGCGCCCGGCACCGCCGTCGTCGAGTGGGCCGGCCGACAGCCGCCTCTCCTCCTGGAGGCGGGCCTCCTCCTGACGGCGGGAGCGCTGGCCCTCCTGTGGGCGGCCCGCCGCTTCGGCCGCCCGGAGTAG
- a CDS encoding ATP-binding cassette domain-containing protein: MQLHARDHEPARTGVPDTVADPVGTAPAETVPAAISTRGLVKSYRGPDGSPTHAVCGLDLDVRRGETFAFLGPNGAGKSTTIALLCALARPTSGRAVVAGADVLTEPERVRRRVGLLFQHSALDPDLTAEQNLRVHARLYGLRRADVRRRTAEVLELAGLTDRRRSPVRTLSGGMRRRLEIARQLLHEPGVLFLDEPTTGLDPHARALVWEHLRALRDRHGSTLFVTTHYLDEAEHCDRLAIIDGGRLVARGTPSEVKAAIGDDRVVLRTSDDAAARRVALLLVPPDRTVHVDADGVWLRVPDGSAWIPRLCAALEVHGIAVHAASATPPTLDDVFFHHTGRSMAVADGAGGTR, encoded by the coding sequence ATGCAGCTGCACGCCCGTGACCACGAGCCCGCCCGCACCGGCGTCCCCGACACCGTCGCCGACCCGGTCGGGACCGCGCCCGCCGAGACCGTGCCCGCCGCGATCAGCACCCGTGGGCTCGTCAAGAGCTACCGCGGCCCGGACGGCTCCCCCACCCACGCGGTGTGCGGCCTGGACCTGGACGTGCGCCGGGGCGAGACCTTCGCCTTCCTCGGCCCCAACGGCGCCGGCAAGTCCACCACCATCGCCCTGCTGTGCGCCCTCGCCCGCCCCACCTCGGGCCGCGCCGTCGTGGCGGGCGCCGACGTCCTCACCGAGCCCGAGCGGGTACGCCGCCGGGTCGGCCTGCTGTTCCAGCACAGCGCCCTCGACCCGGACCTGACGGCCGAGCAGAACCTCCGCGTCCACGCCCGCCTGTACGGGCTCCGCCGCGCCGACGTCCGGCGGCGTACGGCCGAGGTGCTGGAGCTGGCCGGTCTGACCGACCGGCGGCGCTCCCCCGTCCGCACCCTGTCGGGCGGCATGCGGCGGCGCCTGGAGATCGCCCGGCAGCTGCTGCACGAGCCCGGCGTGCTGTTCCTGGACGAGCCGACGACCGGGCTCGACCCGCATGCCCGCGCCCTGGTCTGGGAGCACCTGCGGGCGCTGCGCGACCGGCACGGCAGCACGCTCTTCGTCACCACCCACTATCTGGACGAGGCGGAGCACTGCGACCGTCTCGCGATCATCGACGGGGGCCGGCTGGTGGCCCGGGGGACGCCGTCGGAGGTGAAGGCGGCGATCGGGGACGACCGGGTGGTGCTGCGCACGAGCGACGACGCGGCGGCCCGCCGGGTCGCCCTGCTGCTGGTCCCGCCGGACCGGACCGTCCACGTGGACGCGGACGGGGTCTGGCTGCGGGTGCCGGACGGGAGCGCCTGGATCCCGCGCCTGTGCGCGGCGCTGGAGGTCCACGGCATCGCCGTGCACGCCGCGTCGGCGACCCCGCCCACCCTCGACGACGTCTTCTTCCACCACACCGGCCGCAGCATGGCCGTCGCGGACGGGGCGGGAGGCACCCGATGA
- a CDS encoding VenA family class IV lanthipeptide, whose product MENQDLELLARLHALPETDPVGVDGAPFAATCECVGLLTLLNTVCIGVSCA is encoded by the coding sequence ATGGAGAACCAGGACCTCGAACTGCTCGCCCGCCTGCACGCCCTTCCGGAGACCGACCCGGTCGGCGTCGACGGAGCGCCCTTCGCGGCGACGTGCGAGTGCGTCGGCCTGCTCACGCTCCTCAACACCGTCTGTATCGGTGTGAGCTGCGCGTAG
- the lanL gene encoding class IV lanthionine synthetase LanL: MTSHATEAVLEDLLHRALHATGTGGRWTTESDDMWCRVAPRSGEQRPQGWKLHVSATAGSAPAVLARCLEVLLRDESGFKFARSLERVSALNSRATPRGSSGKFLTVYPRSDADAARLAAALHRATAGLAGPRILSDQQYAANSLVHYRYGAFVGRRRLSDDGLLVWYVEDPDGNPVEDRRTGRYTPPEWAVSPFPAPAAAPRPAEAESRPLVLGGRFAVREAIRHTNKGGVYRGSDVRSGAPVVIKETRPHVEADASGSDVRDWLRAEARALEKLRGTGLAPEPLALFEHGGHLFLAQEEVPGVPLRTWVAEHFRDVGGERYRAAAVAQAGRLIELVAAAHSHGCVLRDLTPGNVMVRPDGELRLIDLELAVVAEDAPLPTRVGTPGFSAPERLMDAPVSPTADAYSLGATVCFVLTGKVPNLLDEEPADRPAEERLAAWLTACADTARLPDGMRELILGLMRDDPAARWDPARARAALAATRPAPPATTGTVTTPPARPDDTVGAAVAGIVAHLVDTMTPGDDRRLWPVSTRAGETDPCTVQQGAAGVLAVLTRYFELTGDPRLPAPLAAAGRWIADRTDPGSARPGLHFGARGTAWALYEAGRVLGDRKLTDHALALALAPQQPTPSHDITHGTAGGGLAAAHLWRRTGDPRLAALVADAADRLAAAADRAGPGASWPVPAEAVAEEAGKRYLGFAHGTSGIGCFLLAAASVTGRPDHRELAVAAGEHLVAHAVDVGGAAQWPAQAGDVPTAPYWCHGSAGIGSFLVRLWRATGDDRFGDLARRSAPAVVERASRAALTQCHGLAGNGDLLLDLAEATGDPAHRASAETLARLLVSEGSRRGAHVVFPNEYGDVSTGWSDGSAGILAFLIRVRHPTEPRHWMVQQPV, translated from the coding sequence ATGACGAGCCACGCCACCGAAGCCGTACTGGAAGACCTCCTCCATCGAGCGCTGCACGCCACGGGTACGGGCGGGCGCTGGACGACCGAGTCGGACGACATGTGGTGCCGGGTGGCACCCCGCTCCGGGGAACAGCGCCCGCAGGGGTGGAAGCTGCACGTGTCGGCGACGGCCGGCTCCGCGCCGGCGGTCCTCGCGCGGTGCCTGGAGGTGCTGCTGCGCGACGAGTCGGGGTTCAAGTTCGCCCGCTCCCTGGAGCGGGTGAGCGCGCTCAACTCCCGCGCCACGCCCCGGGGCAGCTCCGGGAAGTTCCTCACCGTCTATCCGCGGTCGGACGCCGACGCGGCCCGGCTCGCCGCCGCGCTGCACCGGGCGACGGCGGGCCTGGCCGGGCCCCGGATCCTGTCCGACCAGCAGTACGCCGCGAACAGCCTCGTGCACTACCGGTACGGCGCCTTCGTCGGCCGGCGCCGGCTCTCCGACGACGGACTGCTCGTCTGGTACGTCGAGGACCCCGACGGGAACCCGGTGGAGGACCGGCGGACCGGCCGGTACACGCCGCCGGAGTGGGCCGTCAGCCCGTTCCCCGCCCCGGCCGCCGCGCCGCGCCCCGCGGAGGCGGAGAGCCGCCCGCTGGTGCTCGGCGGCCGGTTCGCGGTGCGGGAGGCGATCCGGCACACCAACAAGGGCGGTGTCTACCGGGGCAGCGACGTGCGCTCGGGCGCGCCGGTGGTCATCAAGGAGACCCGGCCGCACGTGGAGGCGGACGCCTCCGGATCCGACGTGCGCGACTGGCTGCGCGCCGAGGCCCGGGCGCTGGAGAAGCTCAGGGGCACGGGCCTCGCGCCCGAGCCGCTCGCGCTGTTCGAGCACGGCGGGCACCTGTTCCTGGCCCAGGAGGAGGTGCCGGGCGTCCCGCTGCGCACCTGGGTCGCCGAGCACTTCCGCGACGTCGGCGGCGAGCGGTACCGGGCCGCCGCGGTCGCGCAGGCCGGGCGCCTGATCGAGCTGGTGGCGGCGGCGCACTCCCACGGGTGCGTGCTGCGGGACCTCACGCCGGGCAACGTGATGGTCCGCCCGGACGGCGAACTCCGCCTCATCGATCTGGAGCTCGCCGTCGTGGCGGAGGACGCGCCGCTCCCGACGCGGGTGGGCACGCCCGGTTTCAGCGCCCCCGAACGGCTGATGGACGCGCCGGTCTCCCCGACGGCCGACGCCTACAGCCTCGGCGCCACCGTGTGCTTCGTCCTGACCGGCAAGGTGCCGAACCTGCTGGACGAGGAGCCGGCGGACCGGCCCGCGGAGGAGCGGCTCGCCGCCTGGCTGACCGCCTGCGCCGACACCGCACGACTCCCCGACGGCATGCGGGAGTTGATCCTCGGCCTCATGCGGGACGACCCGGCGGCGCGCTGGGACCCGGCCCGGGCCCGCGCGGCCCTGGCGGCGACCCGCCCGGCACCGCCCGCCACCACGGGGACCGTCACCACGCCGCCCGCACGGCCCGACGACACGGTCGGGGCCGCCGTGGCCGGGATCGTGGCGCACCTCGTCGACACCATGACGCCCGGCGACGACCGGCGGCTCTGGCCCGTCTCCACACGGGCCGGGGAGACCGACCCCTGCACCGTGCAGCAGGGCGCGGCCGGCGTCCTGGCGGTGCTGACGCGGTACTTCGAGCTGACCGGCGATCCGCGGCTGCCGGCGCCGCTGGCCGCCGCCGGGCGCTGGATCGCCGACCGCACCGATCCCGGCTCCGCCCGCCCCGGACTGCACTTCGGCGCCCGGGGCACCGCCTGGGCGCTGTACGAGGCCGGGCGCGTCCTCGGCGACCGGAAACTGACCGACCACGCGCTGGCCCTGGCCCTGGCGCCGCAGCAGCCGACGCCGAGCCACGACATCACGCACGGCACGGCGGGCGGCGGTCTCGCCGCCGCCCACCTGTGGCGGCGCACCGGCGACCCGCGCCTGGCCGCCCTCGTCGCCGACGCGGCCGACCGGCTGGCCGCCGCCGCGGACCGCGCCGGGCCGGGGGCGAGCTGGCCGGTCCCGGCGGAGGCCGTCGCGGAGGAGGCGGGCAAGCGGTACCTCGGCTTCGCGCACGGCACGTCCGGCATCGGCTGCTTCCTCCTCGCCGCCGCGTCCGTCACGGGCCGCCCGGACCACCGCGAGCTGGCCGTGGCGGCCGGCGAGCACCTGGTGGCGCACGCCGTCGACGTGGGAGGCGCGGCCCAGTGGCCGGCGCAGGCCGGGGACGTCCCCACGGCCCCGTACTGGTGCCACGGCTCGGCCGGCATCGGCTCGTTCCTGGTGCGGCTGTGGCGGGCGACCGGCGACGACCGGTTCGGCGACCTCGCCCGCCGGTCGGCGCCCGCCGTCGTGGAGCGGGCCTCCCGCGCCGCGCTCACCCAGTGCCACGGCCTGGCCGGCAACGGCGACCTGCTCCTCGACCTGGCCGAGGCGACCGGCGACCCCGCCCACCGGGCGAGTGCCGAGACCCTGGCCCGCCTCCTCGTCTCCGAAGGGTCCCGCCGCGGAGCCCACGTCGTCTTCCCCAACGAGTACGGGGACGTCTCGACGGGCTGGAGCGACGGGTCCGCCGGAATCCTGGCGTTCCTCATCCGGGTCCGCCACCCCACAGAGCCCCGGCACTGGATGGTCCAGCAGCCGGTCTGA
- a CDS encoding TY-Chap domain-containing protein, giving the protein MTGWDGFQERLAEQLAALPAGAVVVLSETGTALPPKTAKGSRYAQFRQDPEALSAELSGDRHLEGAARAGEEGARLLVAAGWRAPDAADRVGNWYAALPWPSPAADYRRLASMVVTGLHTVFRIPAPSSLAYTAWDAEDGNRPLELPLLGLVRED; this is encoded by the coding sequence ATGACCGGCTGGGACGGCTTCCAGGAACGGCTGGCCGAGCAGTTGGCCGCCCTGCCCGCGGGGGCGGTCGTCGTCCTCTCCGAGACCGGCACCGCCCTGCCGCCGAAGACCGCGAAGGGCTCCCGGTACGCCCAGTTCCGCCAGGACCCCGAGGCGCTGTCCGCGGAACTCTCCGGTGACCGTCACCTCGAAGGAGCCGCGCGGGCCGGCGAGGAGGGCGCCCGGCTGCTCGTCGCGGCGGGCTGGCGCGCGCCGGACGCCGCCGACCGTGTCGGCAACTGGTACGCCGCGCTCCCCTGGCCGTCCCCGGCCGCCGACTACCGCCGGCTGGCCTCGATGGTGGTGACCGGCCTGCACACGGTCTTCCGCATCCCCGCACCCTCCTCCCTCGCGTACACCGCCTGGGACGCGGAGGACGGCAACAGGCCTCTGGAGCTGCCCCTGTTGGGCCTGGTCCGCGAGGACTGA
- a CDS encoding DUF6301 family protein — protein sequence MTEGRWRALGDAEVVRVAEALRALAWVPAGDEVPRRGLFRRRLLVVRAEGEVLGAGLGAGGAELRGRYGTVESVGLRVAETGDWAAGMDVFARMTGALSGPLGTPTGRRPGADADVRWEERDTALVLSRVSGAVRLTLASRAWLAATEEGR from the coding sequence ATGACAGAGGGACGGTGGCGGGCCCTGGGCGACGCCGAGGTCGTGCGAGTGGCGGAGGCGCTGCGGGCCCTGGCATGGGTGCCGGCCGGGGACGAGGTGCCGCGGCGGGGGCTGTTCCGGCGCCGGCTGCTGGTGGTGCGGGCCGAGGGCGAGGTCCTCGGGGCCGGGCTCGGGGCGGGCGGCGCCGAACTGCGCGGCCGGTACGGCACGGTCGAGAGCGTGGGACTGCGGGTGGCCGAGACCGGCGACTGGGCGGCGGGCATGGACGTGTTCGCGCGGATGACCGGCGCCCTGTCGGGGCCGCTCGGCACCCCGACCGGGCGCAGGCCCGGCGCGGACGCCGACGTCCGGTGGGAGGAGCGGGACACGGCCCTCGTCCTGAGCCGGGTGTCCGGCGCGGTCCGGCTGACGCTGGCCTCCCGGGCCTGGCTGGCCGCGACGGAGGAGGGCCGATGA
- a CDS encoding SDR family NAD(P)-dependent oxidoreductase, with amino-acid sequence MAGALVIGAGPGIGQAVARRFAREGLPVALVARTKETVTAGAESLASLGVRALPLTADVTDETRLRAALDTAVAELGAPDAVVYNAAVIRPDAVGELPLRAHLDTYAVNVLGALTTAAHLLPGMAARGRGTFVVTGGMPEMKPPYVSLSLGKAGVRALVELLDTEYGPSGVHVATVTVGGAVAPGTAYDPDDIADHYWRLHTQPRGAWEREVLH; translated from the coding sequence ATGGCGGGAGCGCTGGTCATCGGGGCGGGGCCGGGGATCGGGCAGGCGGTGGCCCGGCGGTTCGCGCGGGAGGGGCTGCCGGTCGCGCTGGTCGCGCGGACGAAGGAGACGGTGACGGCGGGCGCCGAGTCCCTCGCCTCCCTGGGGGTACGGGCGCTGCCCCTCACCGCCGACGTCACCGACGAGACGCGGCTCCGTGCCGCCCTCGACACGGCCGTCGCCGAACTCGGCGCGCCGGACGCGGTGGTCTACAACGCCGCCGTGATCCGGCCCGACGCCGTCGGCGAACTCCCGCTCCGCGCCCACCTGGACACCTACGCGGTCAACGTCCTCGGCGCCCTCACCACCGCCGCGCACCTGCTGCCCGGCATGGCGGCGCGCGGTCGCGGAACCTTCGTCGTCACCGGCGGGATGCCCGAGATGAAGCCGCCGTACGTGAGCCTGTCGCTCGGCAAGGCCGGGGTGCGGGCGCTGGTGGAACTGCTCGACACGGAGTACGGACCGTCCGGGGTGCACGTCGCCACGGTCACCGTGGGCGGCGCCGTCGCGCCCGGGACGGCGTACGACCCCGACGACATCGCCGACCACTACTGGCGGCTCCACACCCAGCCCCGCGGAGCGTGGGAGCGCGAGGTGCTCCACTGA